A genomic segment from Equus przewalskii isolate Varuska chromosome X, EquPr2, whole genome shotgun sequence encodes:
- the LOC103554626 gene encoding large ribosomal subunit protein eL34-like, translated as MVQRLTYRHRLSYNTASNKTRLSRTPGNRIVYLYTKKVGKAPKSACGVCPGRLQGVRAVRPKVLMRLSKTKKHVSRAYGGSMCAKCVRDRIKHAFLIEEQKIVVKVLKAQAQSQKAK; from the coding sequence ATGGTCCAGCGTTTGACCTACCGCCATAGGCTCTCCTACAACACAGCGTCTAACAAAACGAGGCTGTCCCGAACCCCTGGTAATAGGATTGTTTACCTTTATACCAAGAAAGTTGGGAAAGCACCGAAGTCCGCGTGTGGCGTGTGCCCAGGCCGACTGCAAGGCGTTCGTGCTGTGAGGCCTAAAGTTCTTATGAGATTGTCTAAAACGAAAAAACACGTCAGCAGGGCCTACGGAGGTTCCATGTGTGCTAAATGTGTCCGCGACAGGATCAAGCATGCTTTCCTTATTGAGGAGCAGAAAATCGTTGTGAAAGTGTTGAAGGCACAAGCACAGAGTCAGAAagctaaataa